A portion of the Naumovozyma castellii chromosome 2, complete genome genome contains these proteins:
- the TAF2 gene encoding transcription initiation factor TFIID subunit TAF2 (ancestral locus Anc_1.76), translating into MLQNFQCSGSDYTEVDTVLIHRSLFVQSGLRTYVEEMFVITVTDPIKISRALILRLLKYFRYLYVYSNEEDIGNTRLRTGDCVIVMSRVFKIANQKISLDVDFENERVNGIAEIVLIPLIQNIEYITLDCNGLNVKDVWVENRRCDDYIHEEPSHVFGEEFTVENSHLMRGRFADLVETPSERIKSQLTIKVPSSLRITLQDTSSISNYTPITPSLRGTPSAFQEGLVYTPITIMIEYEVNNVNGIKFDTFEEDRNLWNAYTTNTELCASAPYWMPCVNSLDEKSTWELEFSVPRTIKDIGRSGILAKKEDDETELQATSPDIVICCSEFTTMKESMHPTDLSKKIISFQIFNPVAPHHIGWTVGAFSVINLPMESLSSGELVPVNIYTLRALDRNNEDENEIEEIVLNSTLVCHSIMDFYSKEFGSYPFTSYSIAFLPTVIKTMDFAGVTIMNSRNLYPTNQIEPVFDTTDELAWAIANQWSGVNITPLDLNDIWCCVGMAGYMVLMFIKHFLGNNELKYRLKINCEAIVERDHDMPPIGYSFVNGSYPISTVSGDLNFVKLKAPMVFYILDRRMTKTERSFGMSRVLPKIFLQAMSGDLPNNTLTASHFQHVCERVNKSRLGSFFQEWIYGSGVPVFRVTQRFNRKRMVVEMGIRQVDEEDHAILGKDGFFNSALRYLQNDTLNKTNVFTGSMTIRIHEADGTPYEHIVEIKDVFTKIEIQYNTKYRKMKKDTEGPRLGNVSFEGLTDISQTSDGKELQMQNEGFEWIRIDSDFEWLGKFHLNQPDYMYAAQLQQDGDVEAQVDALRYYEDVGVESDVYCSILTRTILDEKYFYGVRVEACKTLACSVKGAGYLVRIFKALFCLPGCDIPKNNDFTNFTTYFLQKGIVESLGTIDDENIQKFLLSILEYNSNDENKYDDTEYLILLLNAVKDKRDIVARLVNMEKWVPSYHDKLNIALQRLGAQDIATTTRNGHQDAIIFSHYKLLCDGGLKNKDILKYYFESVLFEPDQFIRFSLLEQLIAAINLVINKGLGEHYNEDIQFMEDALSDIEDEITERKERNMRSTIIGLITILRNEFKDYQPLKDILRQVVEVSNCTTYQKRIMFDVMRVLYSLTDKFIIKLPMPRDTRLVAKRRGKSVVIKRQGLMKLHIKAESKIKIKKQKTGTLPIRFAKIALRFNKSVTISSTPFSKNVSIKKVDGKSFIVGIKRR; encoded by the coding sequence ATGCTGCAGAACTTCCAATGTTCAGGTTCAGACTACACAGAGGTGGATACCGTCCTTATCCATAGGTCACTCTTTGTTCAAAGTGGACTACGTACGTATGTAGAGGAAATGTTTGTGATTACTGTCACGGATCCCATCAAAATTTCCCGAGCGCTGATACTAAGATtgctgaaatatttcagatACTTGTATGTTTACTCGAATGAGGAGGACATTGGCAATACCAGATTGAGAACGGGTGACTGTGTGATTGTAATGAGTAGGGTATTTAAGATTGCCAACCAGAAGATTTCCTTGGATGTCGATTTTGAAAACGAGAGGGTGAATGGTATTGCTGAGATTGTCCTGATTCCACTGATACAAAACATCGAATATATCACATTAGACTGCAATGGACTAAATGTTAAGGATGTGTGGGTAGAGAATCGAAGATGCGATGATTATATCCATGAGGAGCCCAGCCATGTCTTTGGTGAGGAATTTACTGTGGAAAACTCACATTTAATGAGAGGAAGATTTGCTGACTTGGTAGAAACTCCATCTGAGAGGATCAAATCTCAGTTAACTATTAAGGTCCCCTCCTCCCTTAGGATCACGTTACAAGATACCAGCTCAATTTCCAACTATACTCCTATTACGCCGAGTCTTCGTGGTACGCCGAGCGCATTTCAAGAAGGTCTAGTGTATACCCCAATAACGATTATGATTGAATATGAAGTGAATAATGTCAATGGCATTAAGTTCGATACCTTTGAGGAAGATCGTAACCTATGGAACGCATATACCACGAACACTGAATTATGTGCCTCAGCGCCTTACTGGATGCCGTGTGTGAATTCCTTAGATGAGAAATCGACCTGGGAACTAGAATTTAGTGTTCCAAGGACTATTAAGGACATAGGACGTTCAGGTATCTTagcaaagaaagaagatgatgaaacagAGTTGCAAGCAACCTCTCCTGATATTGTTATTTGCTGTTCAGAATTTACGACTATGAAAGAATCCATGCACCCGACTGATTTATcgaaaaaaattattagtttccaaatatttaatcCTGTGGCACCTCATCATATTGGTTGGACCGTAGGAGCTTTTAGTGTGATAAATTTACCCATGGAAAGCCTTAGTAGTGGCGAATTGGTTCCAGTAAACATATACACATTAAGAGCGCTCGACagaaataatgaagatgaaaatgagaTTGAGGAGATTGTGCTGAATTCCACATTAGTGTGCCATTCTATAATGGATTTTTATTCTAAAGAATTTGGTTCTTATCCCTTTACGTCGTATTCCATTGCATTCTTACCCACAGTTATCAAAACAATGGATTTTGCAGGTgtaacaataatgaattcCAGAAACCTGTATCCAACAAACCAAATTGAGCCTGTATTTGATACAACAGATGAGCTAGCGTGGGCAATTGCCAATCAATGGTCAGGAGTTAACATTACACCGTTGGACCTTAACGATATTTGGTGTTGCGTTGGTATGGCTGGTTATATGGTATTAATGTTTATAAAGCATTTTCTTGGTAATAATGAACTAAAATATAgattgaagataaattgTGAAGCCATTGTGGAACGTGACCATGATATGCCCCCCATCGGTTACTCATTTGTGAATGGGTCCTATCCAATCTCAACAGTGAGTGGAGATCTGAATTTCGTTAAATTGAAAGCGCCTATGGTATTTTATATCCTAGATAGAAGAATGACGAAGACGGAACGTTCCTTTGGTATGTCTAGAGTGTTACCCAAGATTTTCCTGCAAGCAATGAGTGGTGATTTACCTAATAATACTCTGACTGCATCACACTTCCAGCATGTTTGCGAGCGTGTTAATAAGAGCAGGTTGGGATCCTTTTTTCAGGAATGGATTTACGGGTCTGGTGTACCTGTTTTTAGAGTGACCCAACGATTCAATCGTAAGAGAATGGTTGTAGAGATGGGTATAAGACAAgttgatgaggaagatcATGCTATTTTAGGGAAAGACGGATTCTTCAATAGTGCATTGCGTTACCTTCAGAACGATACTTTGAATAAGACCAATGTGTTTACAGGTTCCATGACTATTCGAATACATGAAGCCGACGGGACACCATACGAGCATATTGTAGAAATTAAGGATGTTTTTACGAAGattgaaattcaatataATACTAAGTATagaaagatgaagaaagataCAGAAGGTCCCAGGTTGGGAAACGTTTCATTTGAAGGGTTAACAGATATCTCTCAAACTTCTGATGGTAAAGAGTTACAGATGCAGAATGAAGGATTTGAGTGGATAAGGATTGATTCTGATTTTGAATGGCTGGGAAAATTCCATCTAAACCAACCCGATTATATGTATGCGGCACAGTTACAACAAGATGGTGATGTCGAGGCGCAGGTGGATGCTTTGAGATATTATGAAGATGTTGGTGTTGAATCTGATGTCTATTGTTCAATATTGACAAGGACGATCCTggatgaaaaatatttctatgGTGTTAGAGTGGAGGCATGTAAAACACTGGCCTGTAGTGTGAAAGGTGCGGGTTATTTGGTTCGAATATTCAAGGCATTATTTTGCTTACCAGGATGTGATATCCCGAAAAATAATGACTTCACAAATTTTACCACctactttcttcaaaaagGAATTGTGGAAAGTTTGGGTACTATTGACgatgaaaatattcaaaaatttctaCTAAGTATATTGGAATACAACAGTAATGATGAAAACAAATATGATGACAcagaatatttgattttgttaCTTAACGCAGTAAAGGACAAAAGGGATATTGTTGCTCGATTAGTTAACATGGAAAAGTGGGTTCCAAGCTACcatgataaattaaatattgcTCTACAAAGATTAGGAGCTCAAGACATTGCCACTACAACCAGAAATGGTCATCAAGATGCGATTATTTTTTCCCATTATAAATTGCTTTGTGACGGTGgattaaagaataaagatatattaaagtattattttgaatctGTTTTATTTGAACCAGATCAATTCATTCGTTTCTCACTATTAGAACAATTGATTGCAGCAATCAATTTGGTTATTAATAAGGGCCTAGGGGAACAttataatgaagatatcCAGTTTATGGAAGATGCTCTCTcagatattgaagatgaaataaCAGAACGTAAGGAACGAAATATGAGGTCGACTATAATAGGTTTGATAACTATCCTAAGAAATGAGTTCAAGGATTACCAACCTTTAAAGGATATCTTAAGACAAGTGGTAGAGGTTTCTAATTGTACCACATATCAGAAACGTATTATGTTTGATGTGATGAGAGTGCTCTACTCTTTGACGGATAAGTTCATAATAAAGCTGCCGATGCCCAGAGACACAAGGTTAGTTGcaaaaagaagaggaaaatcTGTTGTGATAAAGAGGCAAGGCTTGATGAAGCTACATATAAAGGCAGAGAGCAagataaagataaaaaaacaaaagacAGGAACTCTTCCTATTAGGTTTGCCAAGATAGCATTGAGATTTAATAAAAGTGTGACTATTTCATCTACTCCTTTTAGCAAGAATGTTAGTATCAAGAAAGTAGATGGGAAATCATTTATTGTTGGAATCAAGAGACGTTAA
- the DPB3 gene encoding DNA polymerase epsilon noncatalytic subunit (ancestral locus Anc_1.311) produces the protein MDSEYIITSNAAFMATAFATELFIQSFCEEAVVLGQLNKTGKKTNTAPTGSSRLGYNEMSECVRKKENFQFLEDVLLPITTSRIKDVTHKNRAKPIDAEKEKEAEVLEEEDGEQEEEVEMERGNAITTDTVGNEKNDKISEESSKVQKSLSFFKYQANKPNKVVDAPPPSSNSTNKKSLIGRIEEDDLETSDLDEEEEAEDLMTQAVQGQLEEVEQLNHVVDIDKDDSNSEDDIEENPMINDEAVA, from the coding sequence ATGGATTcagaatatataattaCATCAAATGCTGCATTTATGGCTACCGCGTTTGCCACTGAGTTATTTATACAGTCTTTTTGCGAAGAAGCTGTTGTACTGGgtcaattgaataaaacagggaaaaaaacaaacacTGCCCCTACAGGTAGCAGTAGACTAGGGTATAATGAAATGTCAGAATGTGTCAGGAAGAAGGagaatttccaattcctCGAAGATGTTCTCTTGCCTATCACTACATCCCGTATAAAAGATGTGACTCACAAAAATAGAGCGAAACCTATTGATgcagaaaaagaaaaggaggCAGAGGttttggaagaagaagatggagaGCAAGAGGAGGAAGTAGAAATGGAAAGAGGAAATGCTATAACAACTGATACAGTAGGGAACgagaaaaatgataaaatatcTGAGGAATCTAGCAAAGTTCAAAAATCATTAtcctttttcaaatatcaGGCGAATAAACCAAATAAAGTTGTTGATGCACCACCTCCATCATCCAATTCCACAAATAAAAAGAGTCTTATCGGTAGAATCGAGGAAGATGACCTGGAAACTAGCGAccttgatgaagaagaggaagccGAAGACTTAATGACCCAGGCCGTTCAAGGACAACTAGAAGAGGTCGAACAACTAAACCACGTTGTGGATATTGACAAGGACGATAGTAATTCAGAGGATGACATAGAAGAGAATCCAATGATAAATGATGAAGCAGTAGCATAA